The following coding sequences lie in one Pectobacterium sp. A5351 genomic window:
- the ihfA gene encoding integration host factor subunit alpha, producing MALTKAEMSEYLFEKLGLSKRDAKELVELFFEEVRRALENGEQVKLSGFGNFDLRDKNQRPGRNPKTGEDIPITARRVVTFRPGQKLKSRVENASPKE from the coding sequence ATGGCGCTTACTAAAGCTGAAATGTCAGAATACCTGTTTGAGAAGCTCGGGCTGAGCAAACGGGATGCCAAAGAGCTAGTCGAGCTGTTTTTTGAAGAAGTTCGTCGCGCTTTGGAAAATGGCGAGCAGGTCAAGTTGTCAGGTTTTGGCAATTTTGATTTGCGAGACAAGAACCAACGTCCGGGACGTAACCCAAAAACTGGCGAAGATATTCCGATTACGGCGCGCCGTGTGGTCACGTTCCGTCCGGGGCAAAAGCTAAAAAGCAGGGTAGAGAACGCCTCTCCCAAAGAGTAA
- a CDS encoding nitrous oxide-stimulated promoter family protein, whose amino-acid sequence MARKPLGKYRQREIRTVELMIELYEKHHPETGDNVQYKDLVNYAIKRLERCHFGEDKPACKHCPIHCYQPARREAIKAIMRWSGPRMLLRHPILAIRHLIDDHRPVPDYPKKEAASKASNERATRLAVQQTAPTDIDPALK is encoded by the coding sequence ATGGCGAGAAAACCCCTGGGAAAATACCGACAGCGGGAGATCCGTACCGTCGAATTAATGATCGAATTGTATGAAAAGCACCACCCTGAAACCGGCGATAACGTGCAATATAAAGACTTAGTCAACTACGCCATCAAGCGCCTGGAGCGCTGCCATTTCGGTGAAGATAAACCCGCCTGCAAGCATTGCCCTATCCACTGCTATCAACCCGCCAGACGCGAAGCGATAAAAGCGATTATGCGCTGGTCAGGGCCACGGATGCTGTTACGTCACCCCATTCTGGCAATACGCCACTTGATTGACGATCATCGACCGGTGCCGGATTATCCGAAAAAAGAAGCAGCGTCAAAAGCGTCAAACGAGCGGGCAACCCGTTTAGCCGTGCAGCAAACTGCCCCGACGGATATCGACCCGGCGTTGAAATAG
- a CDS encoding IS4 family transposase produces MPVRKVCQTFFRHALASTHQYRQHALIDSTAALISGATLSLTCIGRYLPGPARVKDKIKRVDRLLGNTALHNDIPKIFNQITSMMTKNMPWCVIAVDWSGYPSQAFHVLRASLVCDGRAIPLMSQVVPSEKQNNILIQKAFLDALACAIAPQMKVTLITDAGFHNEWFRHIKALGWDFIGRIRGNVKFCLHHGPERWLNVKDCTGTARAEYLGAGTLARSKKAQCNGHFYLYKKAPKGRKSQRRKGKPSHPTTEKEQRASAKEPWLLFTSTDEFKPHEIMKLYSRRMQIEQNFRDEKSERFGFGLRACGSKTGERLWVLSLLATLASIVLWLLGYHFENKGLHLHYQANSLKSRRVISFLTLAENVLRHSPRIIRRVKLESILAQLTSTYRNMVLVY; encoded by the coding sequence ATGCCTGTCCGTAAAGTATGCCAGACTTTTTTCCGTCACGCTTTAGCTTCAACACATCAATATCGACAACATGCGCTTATTGATTCCACCGCTGCGTTGATAAGCGGTGCCACGCTTTCACTCACCTGCATCGGGCGTTATTTACCCGGCCCTGCTCGCGTGAAAGATAAAATAAAACGGGTTGACCGCCTTTTGGGAAACACTGCGCTTCATAACGATATCCCGAAAATATTCAATCAGATTACGTCCATGATGACCAAAAACATGCCGTGGTGTGTTATTGCCGTCGACTGGAGTGGCTATCCCTCTCAGGCTTTTCATGTCCTGCGTGCCAGCCTTGTCTGTGATGGCCGCGCTATCCCCTTGATGAGTCAGGTGGTTCCGTCAGAAAAGCAAAACAATATTTTGATACAGAAAGCCTTTCTTGACGCGCTTGCCTGTGCTATTGCCCCGCAAATGAAAGTCACCCTCATCACCGACGCGGGCTTCCACAATGAATGGTTTCGGCATATCAAAGCACTGGGATGGGACTTTATTGGTCGCATCCGGGGAAACGTAAAATTTTGCCTTCATCATGGCCCGGAACGCTGGCTGAACGTGAAAGACTGTACTGGCACGGCGCGCGCGGAATATCTGGGAGCCGGAACGCTGGCGCGTTCAAAAAAGGCGCAATGCAACGGACATTTTTATCTTTATAAAAAAGCGCCGAAAGGCCGAAAAAGCCAACGTCGCAAAGGGAAACCGAGCCATCCCACAACAGAAAAAGAACAGCGTGCGTCAGCTAAAGAGCCGTGGCTGCTATTTACCAGTACTGATGAATTCAAGCCCCATGAAATTATGAAACTCTACAGCAGGAGAATGCAGATTGAACAAAACTTTCGCGATGAAAAGAGTGAGAGATTTGGCTTTGGCTTACGCGCCTGTGGAAGCAAAACGGGTGAGCGGCTTTGGGTGCTGAGTTTGCTGGCAACACTGGCATCAATTGTTCTCTGGTTATTAGGATATCATTTTGAAAATAAAGGTCTTCATCTTCATTATCAGGCGAACAGCCTTAAAAGTCGAAGAGTGATATCGTTTTTGACACTGGCGGAAAATGTACTGCGGCATTCACCGCGAATAATCAGGCGAGTGAAGCTGGAGAGTATTTTAGCCCAACTCACCAGCACCTACCGAAATATGGTGCTGGTTTATTAG
- a CDS encoding ABC transporter ATP-binding protein produces MLRRFFSYYSPYKGLFVLDFGCAIIAGLLELGFPMAIKAFIDKLLPAQDWSLILLASVALLAIYLLNTALMAIVNYWGHALGVGIETDMRRQAFEHLQNLPFRYYDNMKTGHIITHVTKDLEEVGEIAHHGPEDLFLAIMTFIGAFILMATVHLNLALLTIIIVPFMTYLVSRYGARMTETWRQLFGQVGNFNARIEESVGGIRVVKAFANEAHEKKLFSHDNENYRRTKLQAYRIMTASMTLSYLSTRLIQLIVMLAGIWYVIQGELSYGGFIGFLLLIEVFFRPIAKITSVLESYPKGIAGFKRFTQLLDTVPEITDAPDAHDAGPLKGDIRFNQVSFGYSAERPILRNIDLSIRAGETVAFVGPSGAGKTTLCSLLPRFYDLTSGAITIDGMDIRQMTQASLRSQIGIVQQDVFLFGGTIRENIAYGKLDASDDDIMQAARRARLDELLENLPDGLDTVVGERGVKLSGGQKQRLSIARIFLKNPPILILDEATSALDTATEQAIQQSLSELSTGRTTLVIAHRLATIQNAGRIVVVDNGTIIEQGSHQVLLEQSGIYARLHQAQFGQA; encoded by the coding sequence ATGTTAAGACGCTTCTTCTCTTACTATTCCCCTTACAAAGGGTTATTCGTTCTCGATTTCGGCTGCGCCATCATCGCTGGCCTGCTTGAATTAGGGTTTCCGATGGCGATTAAAGCGTTCATCGACAAACTGTTACCGGCTCAGGACTGGTCGCTAATCCTGCTAGCGTCGGTGGCGCTACTGGCGATCTATTTGCTGAATACCGCGCTGATGGCCATCGTCAACTATTGGGGACACGCGCTGGGCGTGGGGATTGAAACCGATATGCGGCGGCAGGCCTTTGAACACCTGCAAAATTTGCCGTTCCGTTACTACGACAATATGAAGACCGGGCATATCATCACCCACGTCACCAAAGATCTGGAAGAGGTCGGGGAAATCGCCCACCACGGCCCGGAAGACCTCTTTCTCGCGATCATGACGTTTATCGGTGCGTTCATCCTTATGGCGACCGTTCACCTGAATCTGGCGCTGTTGACGATCATTATCGTGCCTTTTATGACGTATCTCGTCAGCCGTTATGGTGCCCGCATGACGGAGACCTGGCGTCAGCTCTTCGGCCAGGTTGGTAACTTCAACGCCCGCATTGAAGAGAGCGTTGGGGGGATCCGCGTCGTTAAAGCGTTTGCTAATGAGGCGCATGAGAAGAAGCTGTTCTCCCACGATAACGAAAACTACCGTCGAACCAAATTACAGGCCTATCGCATCATGACCGCCAGCATGACGCTCAGCTACCTTAGCACGCGTCTGATACAGCTTATTGTGATGCTGGCAGGTATTTGGTATGTCATTCAGGGCGAACTCAGCTACGGCGGTTTTATCGGCTTCCTGCTGCTAATTGAAGTGTTCTTCCGCCCGATAGCCAAGATTACTTCGGTGCTGGAAAGTTACCCTAAAGGCATTGCAGGCTTCAAACGCTTTACCCAATTGCTCGATACCGTTCCTGAGATTACCGATGCTCCCGACGCGCACGATGCCGGGCCGTTGAAAGGTGATATCCGGTTCAATCAGGTGAGCTTTGGCTATTCCGCCGAACGCCCAATTCTTCGTAATATCGATCTATCGATTCGCGCCGGGGAAACCGTGGCATTTGTCGGTCCGTCCGGCGCAGGCAAAACCACGCTTTGTTCTCTGCTTCCCCGCTTCTACGATTTAACCAGCGGAGCCATCACCATTGACGGCATGGATATCCGTCAGATGACACAGGCGTCGCTGCGTAGCCAAATTGGCATCGTACAGCAGGATGTCTTCCTGTTCGGCGGCACCATTCGTGAAAATATCGCCTACGGCAAACTAGATGCCAGCGATGACGACATCATGCAAGCTGCACGTCGCGCACGGTTAGATGAACTGCTCGAGAATCTGCCCGATGGGCTGGATACCGTGGTGGGTGAGCGCGGTGTTAAGCTGTCGGGCGGGCAAAAACAGCGTTTATCTATTGCGCGCATCTTCCTGAAAAACCCGCCGATTCTGATTCTCGACGAAGCCACATCCGCGTTGGATACGGCAACGGAGCAGGCAATACAACAGTCGCTCAGCGAGCTTTCCACGGGGCGTACCACGCTGGTCATCGCCCACCGGTTGGCAACCATACAGAATGCAGGGCGCATTGTGGTGGTAGATAACGGCACCATCATTGAGCAAGGTAGTCATCAGGTGCTACTGGAACAAAGCGGCATCTATGCCCGCTTACATCAGGCGCAGTTCGGTCAGGCCTGA
- the yddG gene encoding aromatic amino acid DMT transporter YddG — MTPQRATFTGLLAIMLWSTSVGLIRSLTEALGPIGGAAMIYSTSTLCLLAFYGLPRITTLPRVYLFAGGAMFVCYEIFLSLSIGLADSRMQAIEIGMINYLWPSLTIFFSLFINQQKSRFLLWPGLALSLSGIVWIMKGDSNWTPTLLWNNILVNPLAYSLAFSAALTWALYCNITKRYGQGKSGVSLFFFITSLVLWIKYALSDEGAIAFTLPNSLELLFMGASTSLAYSAWNVGIQHGNLTLLATASYFTPVLSTLLAALWLNITPAMSFWQGVAMITTGSLLCWYATRSSTG, encoded by the coding sequence ATGACGCCACAGCGCGCCACATTCACGGGCTTGCTGGCTATCATGCTATGGAGCACCTCCGTCGGGCTGATCCGCAGCCTGACAGAAGCGCTTGGCCCCATCGGCGGCGCGGCGATGATTTATTCCACCAGCACGCTATGTCTACTGGCTTTTTATGGCCTTCCCCGCATTACAACGCTGCCCCGCGTCTATTTGTTCGCAGGCGGTGCAATGTTTGTCTGCTACGAGATATTTTTATCACTCTCCATCGGGTTAGCGGATAGCCGCATGCAGGCGATAGAAATAGGGATGATTAACTATTTGTGGCCCAGTTTAACCATATTCTTTTCGCTTTTTATCAATCAGCAAAAAAGCCGTTTTCTGCTCTGGCCCGGCCTCGCACTCTCGCTGAGCGGCATTGTGTGGATAATGAAAGGGGACAGTAACTGGACGCCAACGCTGCTGTGGAACAATATTCTTGTTAATCCGCTAGCCTACAGCCTGGCGTTTTCTGCTGCCCTGACCTGGGCGCTTTACTGCAATATCACCAAGCGTTACGGACAGGGAAAAAGCGGTGTATCGCTGTTCTTTTTCATCACGTCCCTTGTGCTATGGATAAAGTATGCCTTAAGCGATGAAGGTGCCATTGCGTTCACTTTACCAAATTCGCTGGAACTGCTCTTTATGGGTGCCTCAACCTCGCTGGCCTATTCTGCCTGGAATGTCGGCATTCAGCATGGCAATCTGACGCTGCTGGCAACCGCCTCCTACTTTACCCCCGTGCTTTCCACCTTGCTGGCCGCACTCTGGCTCAACATCACGCCCGCTATGTCATTCTGGCAAGGCGTCGCTATGATCACCACAGGTTCACTACTCTGCTGGTATGCGACGCGTTCTTCTACTGGCTGA
- the nadE gene encoding ammonia-dependent NAD(+) synthetase, with protein MSLQNDIITALGVKSSIDPAQEVRVSVDFLKNYLNAHPFVTSLVLGISGGQDSTLTGKLCQTAITELRNDTGNSRYQFIAVRLPYGVQADEADCQDAIAFIQPDRVLTVNIKPAIEASEATLRAIGVELSDFVKGNEKARERMKAQYSIAGMNAGLVVGTDHAAEAVTGFFTKYGDGGTDINPIFRLNKRQGKALLRELGCPSHLYTKAPTADLEEDRPSLPDEVALGVTYEKIDDYLEGKQVNANDAAIIENWYRKTEHKRRPPITVFDDFWR; from the coding sequence ATGTCATTACAAAACGACATTATCACTGCGTTGGGAGTGAAAAGCAGCATCGATCCAGCACAGGAAGTCCGTGTTAGCGTTGATTTTTTAAAGAATTATCTGAACGCTCATCCGTTTGTTACGTCGTTAGTTTTGGGCATCAGCGGCGGTCAGGATTCCACGCTGACCGGCAAACTGTGTCAGACGGCTATCACGGAATTACGCAATGATACGGGAAACTCTCGCTATCAGTTCATCGCCGTTCGACTGCCTTACGGCGTACAGGCGGATGAAGCCGACTGTCAAGACGCCATCGCCTTTATCCAACCGGACCGCGTATTAACCGTCAACATCAAACCCGCCATTGAGGCCAGTGAGGCCACCTTGCGCGCCATTGGCGTAGAGCTGTCCGATTTTGTCAAAGGCAACGAAAAAGCCAGAGAGCGCATGAAAGCGCAGTACAGTATTGCGGGGATGAACGCCGGGTTGGTCGTCGGTACCGATCATGCGGCAGAGGCGGTAACGGGCTTCTTCACCAAATACGGTGATGGCGGTACCGATATCAATCCGATTTTCCGACTGAACAAGCGTCAGGGCAAAGCGCTACTGCGTGAACTGGGCTGCCCTTCTCATCTTTATACCAAAGCGCCCACCGCCGATCTGGAAGAAGACCGTCCGTCCCTCCCCGATGAGGTCGCGCTGGGTGTGACCTATGAAAAGATAGACGACTATCTGGAAGGCAAACAGGTCAATGCGAATGATGCAGCCATTATTGAAAACTGGTATCGCAAAACCGAGCACAAGCGCCGCCCACCGATTACCGTTTTTGATGACTTCTGGCGGTAA
- the osmE gene encoding osmotically-inducible lipoprotein OsmE has protein sequence MKNNRLLVCIAAAGAVLLAGCSAYNKAESYVNEPVVKDVKVGMTKQQVHQIAGSGGTEKRLVNAKGTCSDYLLKNRDGTAQNYFVSYNDTGHVLNKGFQSCQAYDTNPQR, from the coding sequence ATGAAGAATAACAGATTACTGGTATGTATTGCGGCAGCAGGTGCCGTCCTGCTGGCGGGATGTTCGGCTTATAACAAGGCAGAAAGTTATGTCAATGAGCCCGTGGTGAAAGATGTGAAAGTGGGAATGACGAAGCAGCAGGTTCACCAAATTGCCGGGAGTGGCGGTACCGAAAAACGTCTGGTGAATGCCAAAGGAACCTGTAGTGATTATCTGCTGAAAAACCGCGATGGCACCGCGCAGAACTATTTTGTGAGCTACAACGACACGGGCCATGTTCTCAATAAAGGCTTCCAGAGCTGCCAGGCTTACGACACTAACCCGCAGCGTTAA
- a CDS encoding L-cystine transporter, producing MNFPLLINILLFVVLLLGLGYASRNASWSLAKKVLLGLVVGVLFGLALHLIYGGDNPIIKQSISWFNIVGNGYVQLLQMIVMPLVFISILNSVAKLHNASSLGKISLLTLSTLLLTTLISALVGVFVTNLFGLTATGLVQGAQETARLTAIENNYAGKVADLNVPQLILSFIPKNPFAELTGANPTSIISIVVFAAFLGVAALQLLKDDAVKGERVLTAIDTLQSWVMKLVRLVMKLTPYGVMALMTKMVASSNLQDILKLGSFVVASYLGLAIMFGVHALILSFTGINPAHFYRKVWPVLTFAFTSRSSAATIPLSIEAQTRRIGVPQSIASFAASFGTTIGQNGCAGLYPAMLAVMVAPTVGINPLDPVWIATLVGIVTISSAGVAGVGGGATFAALIVLPAMGLPVTLVALLISIEPLIDMGRTALNVSGSMTAGTVTSQLMKQTDKTVFNAQDDAELTHH from the coding sequence ATGAATTTTCCGCTACTCATAAATATTCTGCTATTTGTCGTATTACTACTCGGGCTTGGTTACGCCAGCCGTAACGCCTCCTGGAGTCTGGCAAAGAAAGTGTTGCTGGGTTTGGTTGTCGGGGTGTTATTTGGCCTGGCGCTGCATCTGATTTATGGCGGCGACAACCCGATCATTAAGCAATCCATCTCATGGTTTAATATCGTCGGTAATGGCTATGTGCAGCTGTTACAGATGATCGTCATGCCGCTGGTCTTTATCTCCATCCTGAATTCCGTTGCCAAGCTGCATAATGCGTCGTCATTAGGGAAAATCAGTCTATTAACCCTTTCCACCCTATTGCTCACCACGCTGATTTCTGCGCTGGTCGGCGTCTTTGTGACTAACCTGTTTGGCCTGACGGCTACCGGGCTGGTGCAAGGGGCGCAGGAAACCGCGCGATTAACGGCGATTGAAAACAACTATGCGGGTAAAGTTGCAGACCTTAACGTGCCTCAGCTTATCCTGTCATTCATTCCTAAAAACCCGTTTGCTGAGCTGACCGGCGCAAACCCGACATCCATCATCAGCATCGTCGTCTTCGCGGCGTTTCTGGGCGTTGCGGCTCTGCAACTGCTGAAAGATGACGCGGTGAAAGGCGAACGTGTGTTAACCGCCATTGACACGCTGCAATCCTGGGTGATGAAACTCGTTCGTCTGGTGATGAAATTGACCCCTTACGGCGTCATGGCGTTAATGACCAAAATGGTCGCCAGTTCTAACCTGCAAGACATCCTCAAGCTGGGCAGCTTTGTTGTCGCCTCCTATCTGGGGCTGGCGATTATGTTCGGGGTCCATGCACTAATTCTGTCTTTCACTGGCATCAATCCAGCACATTTTTACCGCAAAGTCTGGCCAGTGCTGACGTTCGCGTTTACCAGCCGTTCCAGCGCGGCGACAATCCCACTCAGCATTGAGGCACAAACGCGCCGTATTGGCGTGCCGCAATCTATCGCCAGCTTTGCCGCGTCTTTCGGTACAACCATCGGTCAGAACGGCTGTGCGGGGCTTTACCCAGCCATGTTGGCCGTCATGGTCGCCCCAACGGTCGGCATTAACCCGTTGGATCCCGTCTGGATCGCGACGCTGGTCGGTATCGTCACCATCAGTTCTGCCGGCGTAGCCGGTGTGGGCGGCGGCGCAACCTTTGCCGCGTTAATCGTCCTGCCTGCAATGGGGCTGCCGGTGACCCTCGTTGCGCTGCTGATTTCCATTGAGCCGCTTATCGATATGGGCCGTACGGCGCTTAACGTCAGCGGTTCGATGACGGCCGGTACCGTCACCAGCCAGTTGATGAAGCAGACGGATAAAACGGTTTTCAACGCGCAGGATGACGCTGAGCTGACACATCACTAA
- a CDS encoding metal-dependent hydrolase: protein MTAEGHLLFSVACAILAKKVELSPALATGDWWHIIPGALLTALLPDIDHPKSVLGQRLKWLSSPIARLFGHRGFTHSLLAIAAGIFFIQTRLPPDWPIPTDAYHAMIVGYLSHILADMLTPSGVPLLWPCRWRFRLPLLNSQKGNQLERFLCIACIGFSLYQPQKNLNCCTYEQSFRFLQSTQTYLLQYVK, encoded by the coding sequence ATGACTGCGGAAGGACACCTGCTGTTTTCTGTTGCCTGCGCGATTCTGGCTAAAAAAGTTGAGCTATCGCCAGCGCTGGCTACCGGAGACTGGTGGCACATTATTCCCGGAGCACTCCTTACCGCGCTACTGCCCGATATCGATCACCCCAAATCCGTCCTCGGGCAGCGCCTGAAGTGGCTTTCTTCGCCTATTGCCCGCCTCTTTGGTCATCGTGGATTTACCCACAGCCTCCTTGCCATCGCCGCCGGTATTTTCTTTATCCAGACGCGCCTACCGCCAGATTGGCCGATCCCGACGGATGCCTACCATGCCATGATCGTCGGTTATCTGAGCCACATCCTTGCCGATATGCTGACCCCCTCCGGCGTTCCCCTGCTTTGGCCCTGCCGCTGGCGTTTCCGTTTACCGCTCTTAAACAGCCAAAAAGGCAATCAACTGGAACGCTTCCTGTGTATTGCCTGTATCGGTTTTTCACTGTATCAGCCGCAGAAGAATTTGAATTGCTGCACCTACGAGCAGTCATTTCGTTTTTTGCAGTCGACGCAAACGTACCTCTTGCAATACGTGAAATAA
- the paeX gene encoding pectin acetylesterase PaeX has protein sequence MIVRSLLVGAIMMSVNGFSYAQPVFPIWPHGEAPGASSSTAQPQLVERSKDPSLPDRAATGIRSPEITVYPAEKPNGMALLITPGGSYQRVVLDKEGSDLAPFFNQQGYTLFVMTYRMPGEGHKEGADAPLADAQRAIRTLRANAEKWHINPQRIGIMGFSAGGHVAASLGTRFAQSVYPATDAIDSVSARPDFMVLMYPVISMQADIAHAGSRKQLIGEQPTEAQVLRYSPEKQVTAQTPPTFLVHAVDDPSVSVDNSLVMFSALRAKQIPVEMHLFEKGKHGFGLRGTKGLPAAAWPQLLDNWLRVLPVNNEQPKAAP, from the coding sequence ATGATTGTTCGTTCTCTGCTTGTCGGGGCCATTATGATGTCTGTAAATGGATTCAGTTACGCCCAACCTGTTTTTCCTATCTGGCCACACGGCGAAGCGCCGGGTGCCTCTTCTTCAACGGCACAGCCGCAACTGGTCGAACGAAGCAAAGATCCCTCTCTTCCCGATCGGGCAGCAACCGGTATTCGCAGCCCCGAAATTACCGTTTATCCAGCAGAGAAGCCTAATGGCATGGCATTGCTCATTACGCCCGGCGGATCTTACCAGCGCGTGGTGTTGGATAAGGAAGGCAGCGATCTGGCCCCTTTCTTTAATCAGCAGGGATACACGCTTTTTGTGATGACCTACCGTATGCCCGGTGAAGGCCATAAAGAAGGCGCTGATGCTCCATTGGCCGATGCACAGCGTGCTATAAGAACCCTGAGAGCCAACGCTGAGAAATGGCACATTAACCCACAGCGCATCGGTATTATGGGGTTTTCCGCAGGTGGTCATGTTGCTGCCAGCCTCGGAACCCGATTTGCGCAGTCCGTTTACCCCGCGACCGATGCCATTGATAGCGTAAGTGCACGTCCTGATTTCATGGTGCTGATGTACCCCGTGATTTCGATGCAGGCGGATATTGCGCATGCAGGCTCGCGCAAACAGTTAATCGGCGAACAGCCGACGGAAGCGCAGGTGCTACGTTACTCTCCAGAGAAACAGGTTACCGCACAAACGCCCCCTACATTTCTGGTGCATGCGGTTGATGACCCTTCGGTATCGGTTGATAACAGTCTGGTAATGTTCAGCGCACTGCGGGCAAAACAAATTCCGGTTGAAATGCATCTCTTTGAGAAAGGTAAACACGGTTTCGGCCTGCGCGGTACCAAAGGGCTGCCTGCCGCTGCCTGGCCTCAACTGCTGGACAACTGGCTACGTGTTTTACCGGTAAACAACGAACAGCCGAAAGCCGCGCCATAA
- a CDS encoding oligogalacturonate-specific porin KdgM family protein, whose amino-acid sequence MKFKLLALAVTSLISVNAMAVTIDYRHEMQDTAKNDHKDRISMSHRFANGFGLSVEAKWKNGEPNNNTVGNRITPNKPYHETVSNGTEVVASYVYNFNKTFSLEPGFSLDSSSTSNNYRPYLRGKVNITDDLSTSLRYRPYYKRNSGSIGGRNTSENGYNLTAVVSYKFLKDFQVDYELDYKKVNRAFAYQYDNETYNFDHDVKLSYKLDKNWKPYMAVGNVAESGGTTDHRQTRYRVGVQYSF is encoded by the coding sequence ATGAAATTTAAATTACTCGCTCTGGCTGTTACGTCATTAATTAGTGTAAATGCAATGGCTGTGACAATTGATTATCGTCATGAAATGCAAGACACTGCCAAAAACGACCATAAAGACCGTATTTCAATGTCTCACCGTTTTGCTAATGGATTCGGACTTTCAGTCGAAGCAAAATGGAAAAATGGCGAACCAAACAATAATACGGTTGGAAACCGCATAACCCCAAATAAACCGTACCATGAGACGGTTAGTAATGGCACTGAAGTGGTTGCCAGCTATGTTTACAACTTCAATAAAACCTTTTCTCTGGAACCAGGTTTCTCTTTAGATTCAAGCTCTACCTCTAACAACTACCGCCCTTATTTACGCGGTAAAGTCAATATCACTGACGATCTGTCTACTTCATTACGCTATCGCCCATATTACAAACGCAACAGTGGCAGCATTGGTGGCAGAAACACTTCAGAAAACGGATATAACTTAACCGCCGTTGTTAGCTATAAATTCCTGAAAGACTTCCAGGTTGATTACGAACTGGATTATAAGAAAGTAAATAGAGCTTTCGCCTATCAATACGACAATGAAACATACAATTTCGACCATGATGTGAAATTGTCCTATAAACTGGATAAAAACTGGAAACCTTATATGGCAGTCGGTAACGTTGCAGAATCTGGCGGCACCACTGACCACCGTCAAACTCGTTACCGTGTTGGTGTGCAATACAGCTTCTAA